Proteins from a genomic interval of Patescibacteria group bacterium:
- a CDS encoding GIY-YIG nuclease family protein codes for MTYNIYILVSENRKNWSYVGQTDNLKRRIREHNLGKVKSTKGMRPLKVIYTEEYKYRYSSLERENYLKSGIGREEKKQIILNYSGIV; via the coding sequence ATGACATACAATATTTATATCTTAGTTTCTGAAAACAGAAAAAACTGGAGTTATGTCGGTCAAACCGATAATTTAAAGAGAAGAATTAGAGAACATAATTTAGGAAAGGTCAAATCAACTAAAGGAATGCGTCCATTAAAAGTAATATATACGGAAGAATATAAATATAGATATAGTTCGTTGGAACGTGAAAATTATTTAAAATCAGGAATTGGGAGAGAAGAAAAAAAACAAATAATATTAAATTATTCGGGGATCGTCTAA